The following coding sequences lie in one Euhalothece natronophila Z-M001 genomic window:
- a CDS encoding efflux RND transporter periplasmic adaptor subunit: MSKLSLASDVYPAMLLTHSFPLIQRKPSSPLTTMILIGLLVPLLSSCGEFFSSTVDAQPEDREESKVSVESAIAQRKAIREPLTYKGDTAPQQTVALRSQAEGQLQELTVDTGDEIQQGQTLAQLNDVIFQGDIVEAEAELASRQSEVNRLRNQVRNAEVELEKAQAQAQQAQADAQRLQNLAEQGAISQQEAELATTDATVAQQEVRAAQEQIRIEEDAVASAQQQVRAQESIISQAQERRSYSTLRSPLNGVVLDRETDPGNLVQSGDEVLTLGDFENVKVRVLVSELALGDIQRGQQVEVTLDAFPEETYSGSVTRIAPSANDSRQVPVEVQVPNPDRRIGRGLLARVTFPRQDVERVVIPETALHDEEGNTATVFTLNRDQDPPTVEAQTVELGERVNDEVEIISGLEENMPYVLRSSGSLSSGDEVALSAISSSGDQSEED; the protein is encoded by the coding sequence GTGTCTAAACTATCACTAGCTTCTGATGTTTACCCTGCAATGCTTCTAACTCATTCTTTCCCATTAATTCAACGCAAGCCAAGTAGTCCACTCACCACAATGATTTTAATCGGGCTACTGGTTCCCCTTTTAAGTAGTTGTGGGGAATTTTTTTCCTCTACTGTCGATGCTCAACCTGAGGATAGAGAGGAATCTAAAGTGAGTGTAGAAAGCGCGATCGCGCAACGAAAAGCTATTCGCGAACCCTTAACTTATAAAGGAGACACTGCGCCTCAGCAAACGGTTGCCCTCCGTTCCCAAGCAGAAGGACAACTGCAAGAATTAACTGTTGATACTGGCGATGAAATACAACAGGGGCAAACTTTAGCTCAACTTAATGATGTGATTTTCCAAGGTGATATTGTCGAAGCTGAAGCCGAATTAGCCAGCCGTCAATCAGAAGTCAACCGCTTACGAAATCAAGTTAGAAACGCCGAAGTAGAATTAGAAAAAGCTCAAGCCCAAGCCCAACAAGCCCAAGCTGATGCCCAACGGTTACAAAACCTCGCCGAACAAGGAGCAATTTCTCAACAGGAAGCCGAATTAGCCACCACTGATGCAACTGTTGCCCAACAAGAAGTTCGCGCTGCCCAAGAACAAATCCGCATTGAAGAAGATGCCGTCGCTAGTGCCCAACAGCAAGTGAGAGCGCAAGAATCCATTATTTCCCAAGCCCAAGAACGGCGGTCTTATAGTACACTGCGATCGCCATTAAATGGGGTAGTTTTAGACCGAGAAACTGATCCAGGAAACTTAGTACAATCGGGAGATGAGGTGCTAACCCTTGGCGATTTTGAAAATGTGAAAGTAAGGGTTCTGGTATCAGAATTAGCCTTAGGAGACATTCAGCGCGGACAACAAGTAGAAGTGACCTTGGATGCGTTTCCTGAGGAAACCTACTCGGGAAGTGTTACACGCATTGCTCCTTCCGCCAATGATAGCCGACAAGTGCCAGTAGAAGTACAAGTTCCCAACCCAGATCGAAGAATTGGTCGGGGGTTACTAGCAAGAGTAACATTTCCCCGTCAAGACGTAGAACGAGTGGTGATTCCAGAAACTGCCCTTCATGATGAAGAAGGGAATACGGCAACGGTGTTTACTCTCAATCGCGATCAGGATCCGCCCACGGTAGAAGCGCAAACTGTAGAATTAGGAGAACGGGTTAATGATGAAGTAGAAATTATTTCTGGACTAGAGGAAAATATGCCTTATGTGCTTCGTAGCAGTGGTTCTCTTAGTTCTGGTGATGAAGTTGCCCTAAGTGCTATTTCTAGCAGTGGTGACCAATCAGAGGAGGATTAA
- the petE gene encoding plastocyanin, which translates to MMKKVGLILATALFAVVTFALSATPAHAATHKVKMGSDTGQLAYVPDTLSVSPGDEIEFVMNKLAPHNVVFDSSGVPNGAQSIASSLTMSKLLFSPGQSYTITIPEDAPKGEYNYYCQPHRGAGMNGKLIVE; encoded by the coding sequence ATGATGAAAAAAGTTGGTTTAATTCTGGCTACTGCTTTATTTGCTGTAGTAACATTTGCTCTCTCTGCTACTCCTGCTCATGCTGCAACCCATAAAGTAAAAATGGGTAGCGACACAGGACAGTTAGCTTACGTTCCTGATACTCTCAGTGTATCCCCTGGCGATGAAATTGAATTTGTCATGAATAAACTAGCTCCTCACAATGTCGTTTTTGATAGTAGCGGCGTTCCTAATGGAGCCCAGTCCATTGCAAGTTCTTTGACTATGAGCAAACTTTTATTTTCTCCTGGACAAAGCTACACTATTACTATTCCTGAGGATGCTCCTAAAGGAGAATATAACTATTACTGTCAGCCTCACCGCGGTGCAGGAATGAATGGAAAACTCATTGTAGAATAA
- a CDS encoding DUF2459 domain-containing protein, with product MTSRRTIILMIATVILVAKLIILIYAPNFIIPPRDPVAPTTVYVLDYGFHSRLVLPDRGARLIQYGYGDWQHFALQERNLITTLKALFIPTQGTLAREELINSSTIQEIAEAQARITSLTIEVANEKVVKLRNKLQDRFDRNIETKVEGNRTNVQFVKDDQDYTIFYNSNHQVADWLEELGCEVEGVLILPNFQLQENH from the coding sequence GTGACTTCTCGCAGAACGATTATTTTAATGATTGCCACAGTTATATTAGTGGCAAAGTTAATTATTTTAATCTACGCGCCCAATTTTATTATACCTCCTAGAGATCCAGTAGCACCGACAACAGTTTATGTGCTAGATTATGGATTTCATTCACGGCTAGTACTGCCCGATCGCGGCGCAAGGTTAATTCAGTATGGTTATGGAGATTGGCAGCATTTTGCCCTACAAGAGCGTAATCTCATCACTACCTTAAAAGCACTTTTCATTCCCACCCAAGGGACACTCGCCCGAGAAGAATTAATTAATTCCTCCACCATTCAAGAGATAGCAGAAGCTCAAGCAAGGATTACCAGCTTAACAATAGAGGTGGCAAACGAGAAAGTGGTGAAATTACGAAACAAGTTACAAGATCGCTTTGATCGCAATATTGAAACCAAAGTGGAAGGCAACCGCACTAACGTTCAATTTGTGAAAGATGACCAAGACTACACTATTTTCTATAACAGCAATCATCAGGTAGCAGACTGGCTAGAAGAATTAGGGTGTGAAGTAGAAGGAGTCCTTATTCTTCCCAATTTTCAGCTGCAAGAGAATCATTAA
- a CDS encoding gamma carbonic anhydrase family protein → MVEFSSSPDLSQAAFIAPNATVIGNLKLEAGASIWYSAVVRGDFEKIMIGAHTNVQDGAVLHGDPGEVTVLEDYVTVGHRAVIHSAYIERGSLIGIGAIILNGVRVGAGSIIGAGCVVTKDVPARSLVLGIPAELKRQVSEEEATELIEHAKKYEELALSHGEWY, encoded by the coding sequence ATGGTGGAATTTTCCTCTTCCCCTGATTTATCTCAAGCCGCGTTTATTGCCCCAAATGCCACTGTTATCGGAAATTTAAAGCTGGAAGCAGGGGCAAGTATTTGGTATAGTGCGGTAGTTCGTGGGGACTTTGAAAAAATTATGATTGGCGCTCATACCAATGTTCAGGATGGGGCAGTCTTACATGGAGATCCTGGAGAAGTTACAGTCTTAGAAGATTATGTCACTGTCGGCCATCGAGCCGTGATTCACTCAGCCTACATTGAGCGGGGAAGTTTGATTGGTATTGGCGCAATTATCTTAAATGGGGTACGTGTGGGTGCCGGGAGTATTATTGGTGCTGGTTGTGTTGTTACTAAAGATGTTCCTGCGCGATCGCTGGTTTTAGGAATTCCTGCTGAACTCAAGCGACAGGTTTCTGAAGAAGAAGCCACAGAGTTAATTGAACATGCGAAAAAGTATGAGGAATTGGCTTTAAGCCATGGTGAATGGTACTAG
- a CDS encoding serine/threonine phosphatase translates to MNQQEDYTEPNQNNKGFETEAESALGDLMSEYEEVPTMAFTMELSSLSHAGATDIGHRRRHNEDYYGIQYRLLKQETPQGSQSTARGLYIVCDGMGGHSAGEVASAMAVEVLQQYFESHWQNELPNEETIREGILLANEKIHAINKEKSRAGAGRMGTTLVMALVQDTEVAIAHVGDSRVYQVNQYGDILQLTVDHEVGQREIAKGVSPEEAYQMQNAYQLTQALGPRKNDLVNPDIQYLEIQEDTLLVLCSDGLSDGALLEDYGETYLTPLLQSKADLEKGVLDLIELANQQHGHDNITAVVVQMKLRPSS, encoded by the coding sequence ATGAACCAGCAAGAAGATTATACGGAACCAAATCAGAATAATAAAGGCTTTGAAACTGAGGCAGAATCAGCGTTAGGGGATTTGATGTCTGAGTATGAAGAAGTCCCCACGATGGCATTTACCATGGAGTTATCTAGTTTAAGCCATGCAGGAGCAACTGATATTGGTCATCGTCGCCGTCATAATGAAGATTATTATGGGATTCAATATCGCTTACTAAAACAAGAAACGCCCCAAGGTTCGCAATCAACAGCACGAGGACTTTATATTGTTTGTGATGGCATGGGGGGGCATTCTGCAGGAGAAGTGGCAAGTGCGATGGCGGTGGAGGTATTGCAACAGTATTTTGAAAGCCATTGGCAAAATGAACTCCCTAATGAGGAGACAATTCGAGAAGGAATTTTATTAGCAAATGAGAAAATTCATGCTATTAATAAAGAAAAGTCTCGGGCAGGTGCGGGGCGCATGGGAACAACTCTCGTTATGGCGTTAGTGCAAGATACGGAAGTCGCGATCGCGCACGTAGGTGATTCCCGAGTTTATCAAGTGAACCAATATGGGGATATTCTACAATTAACAGTGGATCATGAAGTGGGTCAACGGGAAATTGCTAAGGGGGTTTCTCCTGAGGAAGCCTATCAAATGCAAAATGCTTACCAACTAACCCAAGCCTTGGGTCCACGGAAAAACGATCTTGTCAACCCCGATATTCAATATCTGGAAATTCAGGAAGATACTTTATTAGTATTATGTAGCGATGGCTTATCTGATGGGGCTTTATTAGAAGACTATGGGGAGACTTATCTCACCCCTTTGTTACAGTCAAAAGCGGATTTGGAGAAAGGGGTATTAGACTTAATTGAATTGGCTAACCAGCAACATGGTCACGATAATATTACGGCGGTAGTAGTGCAAATGAAACTCCGTCCTTCTTCTTAA
- a CDS encoding type II toxin-antitoxin system PemK/MazF family toxin, whose translation MVNDSYESGEVVLIAFPFSTTTTKKRRPALILLDTGDEDIMVARITSQPQSSSFDIELKQWQASGLKVQSWVRLHKVATLEKTLVDRRLGKLASSDWSKIQSLLKQLWD comes from the coding sequence GTGGTAAATGATTCGTATGAATCGGGAGAGGTGGTGCTGATTGCGTTTCCTTTTTCCACTACAACCACAAAAAAACGAAGACCTGCTCTGATTCTATTGGACACTGGCGATGAAGATATTATGGTGGCTCGCATAACCAGTCAACCTCAATCAAGTTCATTTGATATTGAGTTAAAGCAATGGCAAGCATCTGGCTTAAAAGTACAATCATGGGTAAGATTACATAAGGTAGCAACACTTGAAAAAACTCTTGTTGATCGTCGTTTGGGAAAATTAGCTTCTAGTGATTGGTCTAAAATTCAAAGTCTGCTCAAACAACTTTGGGATTGA
- a CDS encoding inorganic diphosphatase: MDLSKIPAQPETGLVNILIEIAGGSKNKYEYDKDLNAFALDRVLFSSVKYPYDYGFIPNTLADDGDPLDGMVIMDEPTFPGCVITARPIGMLEMIDDGDRDEKLLCVPEEDPRFKEVKSLQQVAPHRLDEISEFFATYKRLEKKETEILGWKDADSVKALVEKCVKAHK; encoded by the coding sequence TTGGACTTATCAAAGATTCCCGCGCAACCTGAAACTGGTTTAGTTAATATCCTCATTGAAATTGCTGGAGGAAGCAAAAATAAATATGAGTATGATAAAGACTTAAATGCGTTTGCCCTCGATCGCGTTTTATTCTCATCCGTCAAATATCCCTATGATTATGGCTTTATCCCCAATACTCTTGCTGATGACGGGGATCCACTGGATGGTATGGTGATTATGGATGAACCCACCTTTCCCGGTTGTGTAATTACCGCTCGCCCCATTGGAATGTTAGAAATGATTGATGACGGCGATCGCGATGAGAAATTACTCTGTGTTCCCGAAGAAGATCCCCGCTTTAAAGAAGTCAAATCTCTGCAACAGGTGGCACCCCATCGTTTAGATGAAATTTCTGAATTTTTCGCCACCTATAAACGGTTGGAAAAGAAAGAAACGGAAATTCTCGGCTGGAAAGATGCAGATAGTGTCAAAGCATTAGTGGAAAAATGTGTAAAAGCGCACAAATAA
- a CDS encoding response regulator, with translation MNKNILLISNDYFFQDNIINYLNLYGWKVVIAQTGEEGFKKAIQEKPNVILCDSLLADLDSHQVLEEIRSNIETQAIPFILLADSNQNSYDYYRFIMELWADDYLVKPVSNEIIFKSIESRIKRKFYLEKNLKREIDKTKKQLKLKNEKEKIQEEVWDNLLINVRNQLNKIKLAIKLLNSSTFESKKQIYAMILQEECATLNELVNNANELRVLLTPDHLDLLQYYSKK, from the coding sequence ATGAATAAAAATATATTATTGATATCTAATGATTACTTTTTTCAAGATAATATTATCAATTATTTAAACCTATATGGTTGGAAAGTTGTAATAGCACAAACAGGAGAAGAAGGATTTAAAAAAGCAATTCAAGAAAAGCCTAATGTGATTTTATGTGATAGCTTATTAGCAGATTTAGATAGTCACCAAGTTTTAGAAGAAATTCGTAGCAATATAGAGACTCAAGCAATTCCATTTATTTTATTGGCAGACTCTAACCAAAACTCTTATGATTATTATCGTTTTATTATGGAGTTATGGGCAGACGATTATTTGGTTAAACCTGTTAGTAATGAAATTATTTTTAAATCAATTGAATCTCGAATCAAAAGAAAATTTTATTTAGAAAAGAATCTAAAAAGAGAAATTGATAAGACCAAAAAACAACTTAAATTGAAAAACGAAAAAGAAAAAATACAAGAAGAAGTATGGGATAATTTATTAATTAATGTCAGGAATCAACTTAATAAAATAAAATTAGCGATTAAATTATTAAATAGCTCAACCTTCGAGTCAAAAAAACAAATTTACGCAATGATTTTACAAGAAGAATGTGCTACTTTAAATGAATTAGTTAATAATGCAAATGAATTAAGAGTTCTTTTAACACCTGATCACCTCGATCTATTGCAATATTATTCTAAAAAGTAA
- a CDS encoding DUF3493 domain-containing protein, with the protein MANNRSNQFSAEKYKRLQAEAKAPYRGLRKTIYVVFAASGLIGAFVMLSQLAAGENIARILPNFGLQVAVVALMVWLFRIDDNGKKSE; encoded by the coding sequence ATGGCTAATAATCGTAGCAATCAGTTTTCTGCAGAAAAATACAAACGCTTACAAGCAGAAGCGAAAGCTCCCTATCGGGGGTTACGAAAAACTATTTATGTAGTTTTTGCTGCCTCAGGCTTGATTGGCGCATTTGTGATGCTCTCGCAATTAGCAGCCGGTGAAAATATAGCCAGAATTTTGCCCAATTTTGGATTACAGGTTGCTGTAGTTGCATTAATGGTTTGGTTGTTTCGCATTGATGATAACGGTAAAAAATCAGAGTAG
- a CDS encoding CHAD domain-containing protein has translation MSQQIRLDSFGDCAIAALNQHCQRMLNHEQAVYQDKDPEALHQMRVGMRRIRSALVGFSLAIEIPKSAKEKKVGKIARKLGTLRDLDVLKETLETDYLPNLSVKEKEQLNQVFQELEKQRQKAYQTVKKTLESQAYQDLKAGLTGWLENPKLSAIAPLPIAEVLPDLLLPQVSHFLLHPGWFIQKTESETVTTILAEKGETLHNLRKVAKKARYQMELFTDCYDQTYGQYVKHIKSIQSVLGKIQDNLVLTEFLTDCRGEAFSQEFPQLSQQITQSQEEKWQQWEQLQQKFLNPSTRQNLRLTVQNPFPETNSHLSNHESLAIG, from the coding sequence ATGAGCCAACAGATTAGGTTAGATAGTTTTGGGGATTGCGCGATCGCTGCTTTAAATCAGCATTGTCAGAGAATGCTTAACCATGAACAAGCAGTGTATCAAGATAAAGATCCCGAAGCGTTACACCAAATGCGAGTGGGAATGCGGCGCATTAGAAGTGCTTTAGTTGGATTCTCTCTTGCCATTGAGATTCCGAAATCTGCTAAAGAAAAAAAGGTAGGAAAAATTGCTCGCAAATTAGGAACACTTCGAGATTTAGATGTTTTAAAGGAAACGTTAGAAACGGATTATTTGCCGAATTTATCAGTTAAGGAAAAAGAACAATTAAATCAAGTATTTCAGGAACTTGAAAAACAACGGCAAAAAGCGTATCAAACTGTTAAAAAGACTCTCGAAAGTCAAGCCTACCAAGACTTAAAAGCAGGATTAACGGGGTGGCTAGAAAATCCCAAATTAAGCGCGATCGCGCCTCTTCCCATTGCGGAAGTATTACCTGATTTACTTTTACCACAAGTCAGTCACTTCCTGCTTCATCCCGGCTGGTTTATTCAAAAAACTGAATCAGAAACCGTTACTACTATTTTAGCGGAAAAAGGAGAAACGCTACACAATTTACGGAAAGTTGCCAAGAAAGCCCGTTACCAAATGGAGTTATTTACCGATTGTTATGATCAAACTTATGGGCAATATGTGAAGCATATTAAATCCATTCAAAGTGTTTTAGGAAAAATCCAAGATAATCTGGTTTTAACTGAATTTTTAACGGATTGTCGAGGGGAGGCTTTCTCCCAAGAATTTCCACAACTGTCACAGCAAATTACTCAGTCTCAGGAAGAAAAATGGCAACAATGGGAACAGTTACAGCAAAAATTTCTTAATCCTTCCACACGCCAAAACCTCCGTCTCACCGTCCAAAATCCTTTCCCTGAAACGAATTCTCATCTCTCTAATCATGAATCTCTAGCCATTGGTTAA
- the speD gene encoding adenosylmethionine decarboxylase, giving the protein MKKVGTHLVVEAWQTPKAVLNDAETIRSALVEAVAAGGATLLNLCVHQFSPHGVTATATLSESHIAIHTWPEYGYFAADLFFCGKGNPHQAMKVLQNILGAKQVTIQELDRGLPTSEVPEESETASLVIGH; this is encoded by the coding sequence ATGAAAAAAGTGGGAACGCATCTGGTGGTAGAGGCTTGGCAGACTCCAAAGGCTGTATTAAATGACGCAGAGACGATTCGATCTGCATTAGTGGAAGCAGTGGCAGCCGGTGGAGCAACATTACTGAATTTATGTGTTCATCAGTTTTCCCCCCATGGGGTTACAGCAACAGCCACTTTATCAGAATCTCACATTGCCATCCATACTTGGCCAGAATACGGCTATTTTGCGGCAGATTTATTTTTTTGTGGTAAAGGCAATCCCCACCAAGCGATGAAAGTGCTACAAAACATTCTCGGAGCGAAACAAGTCACCATCCAAGAGTTAGATCGAGGTTTACCCACTTCGGAAGTTCCTGAAGAATCAGAAACCGCTTCCTTAGTCATTGGTCATTAG
- the pdxA gene encoding 4-hydroxythreonine-4-phosphate dehydrogenase PdxA: MSSPHLALTLGDPAGIGPEIVLKALADPKTTQHCQVTVVGTRSLLEKTYQRLHQTTSLANPNQIAVREVPISATKEITMGKGNAASGAASFAYLKTAITDTLQGKFDGLVTSPIAKSCWKLAGHHYPGQTEVLATMTGRDQFGMLFVARSPHTGWTLRTLLATTHIPLKNVPETLTPTLMDEKLALLINTLKENFGLNAPTIAIAGLNPHSGEAGQLGKEEQDWLSPWLEQARSQYPDVKLIGLVPPDTLWVKPGLAWFQDAKQGVADAYLALYHDQGLIPVKLMAFEEAINTTIGLPFIRTSPDHGTAFDIAGKGIASYHSLQAAITLAGELS; this comes from the coding sequence ATGTCTAGTCCTCATCTGGCTTTAACCCTTGGCGATCCTGCTGGCATTGGTCCCGAAATTGTTTTAAAGGCCCTAGCTGATCCGAAAACGACGCAACACTGTCAGGTAACAGTAGTGGGAACGCGATCGCTGTTAGAAAAGACTTACCAACGCCTCCATCAAACCACATCTCTGGCTAATCCCAATCAAATAGCAGTGCGAGAAGTTCCAATCTCCGCTACAAAAGAAATTACAATGGGCAAGGGAAATGCCGCCAGTGGGGCAGCGAGTTTTGCTTACTTAAAGACAGCCATTACAGACACCTTACAGGGAAAATTTGATGGACTTGTCACCTCTCCAATTGCCAAATCCTGTTGGAAATTAGCGGGACATCATTATCCCGGACAAACAGAAGTTTTAGCAACCATGACAGGAAGGGATCAATTTGGAATGTTATTTGTGGCGCGATCGCCGCATACAGGTTGGACATTACGCACCCTCCTCGCAACCACCCACATTCCCTTAAAAAACGTCCCTGAGACGCTAACTCCCACCTTAATGGATGAAAAGTTAGCCCTACTGATTAACACCCTCAAAGAGAATTTTGGGCTGAATGCGCCAACAATTGCTATTGCAGGTTTAAATCCTCATAGCGGCGAAGCTGGACAATTGGGGAAAGAGGAACAAGATTGGCTTTCTCCTTGGCTAGAACAAGCCCGTTCTCAATACCCAGATGTCAAATTAATAGGATTAGTTCCCCCTGATACTCTTTGGGTAAAACCGGGGTTAGCTTGGTTTCAAGATGCCAAGCAAGGGGTAGCCGATGCTTACCTTGCTTTATACCATGATCAAGGCTTAATCCCTGTTAAGTTAATGGCATTTGAGGAAGCAATTAATACCACTATTGGCTTACCGTTTATTCGCACCTCTCCTGATCATGGCACTGCTTTTGATATTGCTGGAAAAGGGATTGCTAGCTATCACAGTTTACAAGCAGCAATCACCCTTGCTGGGGAATTAAGCTAA
- a CDS encoding glutathione S-transferase family protein yields the protein MPTGMLINGEWRKEGYQKDSDGRFLRNPTTFRNWIKADGSSNFLPEVGRYHLYVSLACPWAHRVLIMRKLKGLEDAISLSIVDPYMGEEGWHFSEEAGTIPDPIFGATYLREIYIKADPNYTGRVTVPVLWDKKTGTIVNNESRELLRMLDHEFQDIATKKDNYCPPELKSTIEKIIDEIYNPINNGVYRAGFAQSQVAYEEAVTELFNALNHWETVLGKQLYLCGEEITEADWCLFATLLRFDAVYYVHFKCNLHRIMDYPNLSRYLLDLYNQPGVKDTCNFDHIKQHYYRSHPHINPSGIVPVGPAFPLSNTKAASKPHQ from the coding sequence ATGCCAACGGGAATGTTAATTAATGGCGAATGGCGCAAAGAAGGCTATCAAAAAGATAGCGACGGTCGATTTTTGCGAAATCCAACCACCTTTAGAAATTGGATTAAAGCTGATGGGAGTAGTAATTTTTTACCAGAAGTAGGACGATACCATCTTTATGTTTCCTTAGCCTGTCCTTGGGCGCATCGAGTTCTCATTATGAGAAAATTAAAAGGATTAGAAGATGCGATCAGTCTCTCGATTGTTGATCCTTACATGGGGGAAGAAGGTTGGCATTTTTCTGAAGAAGCAGGAACAATTCCCGATCCAATTTTTGGTGCCACCTATCTGCGAGAAATCTATATTAAAGCTGATCCCAATTATACAGGACGGGTAACAGTTCCTGTCTTATGGGATAAAAAAACAGGAACAATTGTTAATAATGAGTCTCGGGAACTTTTACGAATGTTAGATCATGAGTTCCAAGATATTGCTACGAAAAAAGATAATTATTGTCCTCCTGAGTTAAAAAGTACCATTGAAAAAATTATTGATGAAATTTATAATCCGATCAATAATGGCGTTTATCGGGCTGGGTTTGCTCAGTCTCAAGTTGCCTACGAAGAAGCAGTTACCGAATTATTTAATGCTCTCAATCATTGGGAAACGGTATTAGGAAAACAATTATATCTTTGCGGAGAAGAAATTACCGAAGCGGACTGGTGTTTATTTGCAACATTATTACGCTTTGATGCCGTTTATTATGTTCACTTTAAGTGTAATCTTCATCGGATCATGGATTACCCTAACTTAAGTCGTTATCTTTTAGACTTATATAATCAACCGGGAGTAAAAGACACTTGCAATTTTGACCATATTAAACAGCATTATTACCGCAGCCATCCTCATATCAATCCCAGTGGTATTGTTCCCGTGGGGCCTGCCTTTCCTCTGTCTAATACGAAAGCAGCAAGTAAGCCACATCAGTAA